The Stutzerimonas stutzeri genome segment GACGGTATCGACCGCCGGCTCGACGTGTTCCGGGCGAATCTCGGAATAGGGCGGCAGGTCGAAGTCCCGAAGCAGCGGGTTGGTATCGGTCACGGCAGTTGCCCCTTCTGAATGAATAATCACCGGTGCATGTTAAAGACAAATGCCCGACCGCGCAGCTGGGGAACTGACCGATAGCGCCTGTCTATGTTCGAGACGGGGTTGGCGTCGTGCCGGAACTCGTCAGCCTGCCGGCGCGGCCAGCATGTTCATCACTAGGCGAATCATGACGTCCTTGTTGGCCGGGTCTGACTCGGCGACCAGCAAGGTCAATGCCGCCAGCCCCACGTCATTGATGACCGGCTCGCCATTGGTCGCCAGGAGGCGGCCATTGCGGTACAGAAAATCGACGAACAGGAAGGCCGCGCTGCGCTTGTTGCCATCGGAAAATGGATGATTCTTGATGACGAAATAGAGCAGGTGCGCGGCCTTGGCTTCCACGCTGGGATAGGCCGGTTCGCCGAACACCGTCTGGTCCAGATTGCCCAGCAACGAGGCCAATCCATCGCCACGATCACGCGCGAACAAATCCGTCGCCTCCCCGCGGGTCATCAACTCGATCTTCAGCTTTTCCAAGGCTGCACGGGCTTCGACCGGGCTTGGCAAGGTACCGCCAGGCTGGGCTTCGGGCTCGGTCAGCAAACCCTCGTCGTAACGCTGCAGCAGCAGAAATGTTTGTGCATAGCGGCTAACGATATCTACCAGGCCCCGGCCGCTCTGCGTGTCTAGTGCGGGACTCTGTGCAGCCTTGCGCACCAGAGTCAGCGCAGCTTCCAGCTCACGGGCGTTGGTTTCGAAGCGTTGCTGGTTGAGCGTCCAGCCCTGCGTCAGGTGCTCACGCAGGATGCGGGTTGCCCATTGGCGGAAGCGTGTGGCCTGCTGGGATTTCACTCGATAGCCGACCGAAATGATCACGTCGAGGTTGTAGTGCTCAACGGATCGGGCGACCTCTCGACGACCCTCCTGACGAACTATCCGGAAATCCCGGATAGTTTCCTCACGCAGCAACTCTTCCTCAGCGAATACGTTCAACAAATGCTCATTGACGGTACGCACATCCTTGCCAAATAGCTCGGCCATCTGACGCTGGCTCAGCCAGACCGTATCGCGAGCGGCATCCAACCGCACCTCCACGGCCTCGTCGGCCGCGTTGAAGATGACTATGGGCACCCGGTTTTCAGCATCCATGGGCGACCTCTTCCTTTAGCTTGTGGGGGCCTGCCATTGTGCAGCCTCATTACTAAGGTGCACACCGCGACTCTCCCGGCGCGGGCTCCTCCTCCCGCTGCGCATAGCGCTGGGCGAGCACCGTGCAGACCATCAGCTGGATCTGGTGAAACAGCATCAGCGGCAGGATGATCATGCCGACCGCGCTGGTGGCGAACAGCACCTGCGCCATGGGCACGCCGGTGGCCAAGCTCTTCTTCGAACCGGCGAAGAGGATGGTGATGCGGTCTTCCAGGTTGAAGCCCAGCAGCTTGCCCAACAGGCCCGTTAGCCACAGCACGATTGCCAGCAGCAGGCAGCAGGCCACCACCAATCCAAGCAGGTGGCCAAGCGGTACGATCTGCCAGAGCCCCTCGACAACCGCACCACTGAAGGCGGTGTAGACCACCAGCAGAATCGAGCTCTGGTCCACGGTTTTCAGCCAGGTCTTGTTGCGCGTCACCCAGGCGCCGATCCAGCGACGCGCGACCTGCCCGGCGATGAAGGGCACCAGCAGTTGCAGGACGATCTTGCCGATCGAATCCAGCGTCGAGCCGCTATCGCCTTCGACGCCCATTAGCAGCAGCACCAGCAGCGGTGTGAGGAAGATGCCGATCAGGCTGGACGCCGCGGCGCTGCAGATCGCGGCGGGCACATTGCCGCGCGCCAGTGAGGTAAAGGCGATAGCCGACTGCACCGTGGCGGGCAGGGCGCAGAGGTAGAGCATGCCCATGTACAGCTCGTTGCCCACCAGCGGGGTCAGCACCGGTTTCAGTGCCAGCCCCAGCAGCGGAAACATGATGAAGGTGCAGGCGAATACCAACAGGTGCAGACGCCAGTGGCCGGCACCGGCAAGGATGGCTTCGCGCGACAGCTTGGCGCCGTGCATGAAGAACAGCAGTGCAATGGCGGCGGCGGTCAGCCACTCGAAGAACACTGCGCCGCGCCCCTCGCAGGGGAACAGGGTGGCGATGGCAACCACGGCGAGCAGGGCCAGGGTGAAGTTATCGAAGAGCAGGCGGAGCTTGGCCATGTGGATTCCTTGGGACTTGCAGACGACAGGGATCGACCTTAACGTGGGCGCCACCTTCCGACTAACGCCAAGCAGGCACGAAATGTCGCCAATCGGACAAGAAGCAGCGTTGATCACCCGCCTCGGTGCGCTCAAGTCGCTGCCACGGCCGGTCTATGGCCAGCTCGACTCACCGCCCAACCTCAAGCTTGGCTACCGCCACAGCCACCCCTGGGTGCAGCTGTCCCACGCGGTCGAAGGCGTGCTCGAAGTGCGTACCGACAGCGGCCGCTTCATAGCACCACCGCTGCGCGCGGTGTGGATTCCGGCGGGCGTGACGCATCAGGTCTTCTGCGCGCCGGACACCTGCATCCGCAGCCTCTACATCGACCGGGCTGTCGCCGGCGATGCGCCCGAGCATTGCCGGGTGCTGCAGGTCAGCCCGCTGCTGCGCGAACTGATCCGGCACTTCAGCACCCTGCCCGAAGCCTATGCCGAAGACGGCGCGGAGGGGCGCCTGGTGCAGGTGCTGCTCGATCAACTGGGAAGCGCGCCAGAGGTCGAACTGGTGCTGCCCCTGCCCGCAGAGCCGCGCCTGCATCGGCTGTGCAAAAGCCTGCAGGCGCAACCGGAATCCCAGGAAGGGCTGGCCGACTGGAGCCGCACTCTGGGCGTTTCGGAACGGACCCTGAGCCGGCTGTTCCTGCGCGAAACCGGCCTGACCTTCCGTGCCTGGCGCCAGCGCATGCGGCTGCTCAGCGCCTTGCCGGCGCTGGAGCGTGGCGAGCGGGTGACCGACGTGGCGCTGGGCTGCGGTTATGAATCCCTATCGGCGTTTATCGCCGCCTTTCGTGAACAGTTCGGCGCCACGCCGGGCGAATTCTTCCGTCCCGGCAGCAACGCCGCCGAAGGTCGGGTCTATCAGTGACCAGCCGTTCTTACGCCTATAGGAGCAAACGCATGAGCATCCGAACCTTCCAGGGCCACACACCCGCACTCGGCGAACGCGTCTTCGTCGACCCCAGCGCCGTGCTCATCGGCGACATCGAAATCGGCGAAGACAGCTCCGTGTGGCCACTGACCGTGATCCGTGGCGATATGCACCGCATCCGCATCGGCGCGCGCACCAGCATCCAGGATGGCAGCGTGTTGCACATCACCCACGCCGGCCCGTTCAACCCGGACGGCTTCCCGCTGACCATCGGCGACGAAGTCACCGTCGGTCACAAGGTCACGCTGCATGGCTGCACCCTGGGCAGCCGCATCCTGGTGGGCATGGGTTCGATCGTGATGGACGGTGCGGTGGTCGAAGACGAGGTCATCATCGGCGCCGGCAGCCTGGTGCCGCCGGGCAAGACGCTGGAAAGCGGTTACCTCTACGTCGGCAGCCCGGTGAAGCAGGCCCGGCCGCTGACCGAGAAAGAGCGCAGCTTTTTCAGTTACACGGCCGGTAACTACGTGAAGCTGAAAAACCAGCACCTGGCCGAGGGCTGCGACGGCTGACGACCGACGCAGGCCCACAACGCCATGGCCTTGCGCGGCGCTGCTAGGCCCGTGTAGGAGCGGGCTCTGCCCGCGATCCCGGAGCCACGCCGAGCCACTCCAGCCGCCCATTGGCGACCAACGTCGCTCCCCCAAAAAGCCGACCCAGCCACGCCTGCACGCAGCCAACCTACACGCACGCCCCTGTAGGAGCGGGCTCTGCCCGCGACCCCGGATCCACGCCGTGCAACTCCAGCCGCCCATTGGCGACCAAGGTCGCTCCCCCAAAAAGCCGACCCAGCCACGCCCGCTCGCAGCCAACCTATACACGCGCCCCCTGTAGGAGCGGGCTCTGCCCGCGACCCCGGATCCACGCCGTGCCACTCCAGCCGCCCATTGGCGACCAAGGTCGCTCCCCCAAAAAGCCGACCCAGCAACGCCAGCACGCAGCCAACCTATACACACGCCCCCTGTAGGAGCGGGCTCTGCCCGCGATCCGGCGGTCACGTCCCGCTAGAGAAACATCCCGCCCGACGCCTCGATCCGCTGGCCATTGATCCAGCGTCCGCCCTCGCCGAACAGGGCGGCCACGGCCAGGCCGATGTCATCGGCCTGCCCCACCCGCCCCAAGGCCGTGTTGCTGGCGACGAAGGCGTTGAGGTCGGCGTTGTCACGCACCGCGCCACCACCGAAGTCGGTTTCGATGGCACCCGGGGCGATCACGTTGACGCTGATGCCACGCGCACCCAACTCGCGCGCCTGATAGCGGGTCAGCACTTCGATGCCGCCTTTCATCGCGGCGTAGGCGGCATAGCCCGGCAGCGAAAAGCGGGCCAGACCACTGGAAACGTTGAGGATGCGCCCACCGTCAGCGATCAGCGGCAGCAGCGTCTGGGTCAGGAAGAACGGCCCCTTGAGGTGCATGTTCATCAGCAGGTCGAACTGCGCCTCGCTGGTGTCGGCGAAGCTCACGTGCTCGCCGACGCCCGCGTTATTGAACAGAAAATCGATATCGGAACGGCCGAAGCGCTCCGGTAGCGCACCGCGCAAGCGCTCGGCGAACGCCGGGAAGCTCGCGCTTTGCGTCACGTCCAGCTGCAGCATCAAGGCCTGCGCGCCGCGGTTTTCGATCTCGTGCACCACCGCTTGCGCCTCAGCCGCCTTGCTGTGGTAGGTGCCGATGACGTCGACGCCCTCTGCGGCGAGATGCAGAGCCGCGCTACGCCCCAGCCCGCGGCTGGCACCGGTGATCAATGCGAGTTTGCGTTTCATGGTGGATCTCCCGACTGGTTAGTGACGGGACCAGCGTATTGTTCCAGGCAGTCCGGTTAAATCCATGAAGCTTGGATAGACTGTTCGTACACACCGATCAATCGATGCCGTCATGACTAATATTCTCGAATTGCTGCGGACCTTTGTCCGGGTCTATGAACTGGCCAGCTTCACCGCTGCGGCGGACAACCTCGGCCTGCCCCGTTCCACCGTTTCCGAACAGATCCGCGCGCTGGAGCAACGCCTCGGTGCCCGGCTGCTTCAGCGCACCACCCGGCGGGTCCAGCCGACCCAGGACGGCCAGCTACTGTACGAGCGCAGCCGCGACATGCTCGACCAGGCCGACGACATCGAGGCGCTGTTCCGTGACAGCCGCGCGCTCACCGGGCGTCTTCGCATCGACCTGCCGGTGGCCCTGGCGCGCAGCCTGGTGATGCCGCGGCTGGGCGAGTTTCTCGAGCGGCACCCGGCCATCGAGATCGAAGTCAGCGCCACCGACCGGCTGGTGGATCTGGTGCGCGAGGGGTTCGATTGTGTGTTGCGCATCGGCGAGGTGGCAGACACCGGCCTGGTTGCACGACGGCTCGGCCGCTATCCGCTAGTGAACTGCGCCAGCCCGGCCTATCTGAAACGGTACGGCATACCCAAGACGTTGGCAGACCTCGCCGACCACCAGCTGATCCATTACGTGCCGGTGCTAGGCGCACGTTCTGCCGGCTTCGAATACCAGGAAAACGGCAAGCCGATGTGCCTGCCGATGCAGGGCCGGGTGACGGTCAACAACAGCGACAGCTACAAACTGGCCTGCATCGGCGGTTTTGGCCTGATTCAGGTGCCGCTCGCCGGGGTCCGCGACGCCCTCGAAAGCGGCGAGCTGCAGATGGTGCTGCCGGACTACGTTCCGGCGCCGATGAGTGCATCGCTGCTATACGCCCACCGGCGCAACCTGCCGCGCCGGGTGCGCGCGTTCATGGACTGGCTGGCCGCGCTGATCGAACAGGACCTGGCCGCCGCGCAGGCGCTTGCCCAGCACATGCAAACGCGGGCCAGCTGAGCCCGTCACCGTTTGCCCTGACGCCGCGGGTTCGGGACAATTGTGGACCCACCCAGCAGCCGGCCGCCCTCCATGCACCACTCCACCATTCTTTTCGACCTCGACGGCACCCTCACCGACCCGCGCGAGGGCATCACCCGCTCGATTCAGCATGCACTGGCCCAGCTTGGCATCGACGAACCGGACCTGACCAAGCTCGAGCCCTTCATCGGGCCGCCGCTGCTGCAGGCATTCATGGAGTTCTATGGTTTCGACGAAGCGCGGGCCTGGGAAGCCGTCGGCCATTACCGTGAGCGTTTCAAGACGGTCGGGCTGTACGAGAACCTACTGTTCGACGGCGTGCTGGAGCTGCTCGAACACCTGCGCGGGCAAGGCCGGACGCTCTACGTCGCGACCTCGAAGCCGTCGGTGTTCGCCCGCGAGATTGCCCGGCATTTCGCCTTCGACCACCACTTCAAGCTGATCTATGGCAGCGAGCTGGACGGCACCCGCACCAACAAGGTCGAGCTGATCGCCCATGTGATTGCCGAAGAAGGGCTCGATCGGGAACAGACGCTGATGATCGGCGACCGCAAACACGACCTGATCGGCGCGCACCAGAACGGGCTGAAAGCCGCGGCGGTGGGGTACGGCTTCGGCAGCCATGCCGAGCTGAAGGCGCAATCGCCAGCGTATTACTACGCCACGCTGCCCGAGCTGCGCGCGGCGTTCGGCTAGGGCGTCTGGTCGCGCTCGGGAGCGAAGCTCACAGGCGGTGACCCATCGGCGTTGATCTGCTGCACCTGCGACGGTCGGCCCTCGGCATCGAGCCGAATACGACCGATGCCCGAGCCGTTCCACAGACGTTCGCCAGACCGGCTGCGGCTCGGCAGCCACGGCTGGACCCGCACCCGGCGGCGCTTGGTGAACCAGTTCAGTGGCGAGCGCGGCGAATACAGCCAGCGGTTGAGCCGGTCGAACAGGTCGAGCAAGCGCGGCGGAAACTCGTTCTTCACGCCGCTGCTGGTGATCTGCCATAACCGTGGCCCTTCGGCACGGCCACGAATGCGCACTTCATAGGCGAACGAGTAATGCACGTCGCCGGAGAGGATCACGTAGTTACCCGGCGTGCGGGTATGGCGAAAGATATTGAGCATCACCTGCGCCGCGCCGCGGTGGGCCATCCAGTTTTCCGCATCGACCAACAGCGACAGCCCGGCCCAGCTGAACACGCGTTGTACGGTCTCGATCAGCTTGACGCCGAACATCGGCGCCGGCGAGACGATGATCACCGAACGATGGTCGAGCAATTCCTGCTGGAAGTCCGTCAGCGCTTCCCAATCCATCAACCCGGAAGGCCGGCTCAGGTTTCGCTCGCTGCGCCAGCGTCGGGTACGGGTGTCGAGCACCACCAGCGCCGGCTCGCTGGGGATGACATAGCCCCAGTCGCCTCTGCCGAGTAGCTCGTCGACCACCCGATCGTGCAGCGCGCAATCGAGTCGCCCGTCTTCGCCGCTGCCCAGCAGCGCCTCGACCGCGCTCAATGACGTGACGCAGGCATCCGGCGCGTTGCCCCAGGCCTGGCACAGCAGATAGCCGAGCAAGGCATTGCCGATGATCCGCCGGGAAAATGGATGGCCGTAGGCGGTCTGCTCCCAGCGCGCGCTGAGGTTCCAGTCATCGGTGATGTCGTGGTCGTCGAAGATCATCAACGACGGCAGATGTGCCAACGCCCTTGCGACCTGCGGCAAGCCTGTCTGAAAGGCATCGATGCAGCGCAGCTCGCGCTCCCAGCGCTCGGCCAGTTCGGTATCCAGCGTGGGTTGCTCAAGCTCGATCAGCTGCCAGGGCACCGGCGACCAGACCAGCAGGTACATTGCCAGCACCTCGCCCAGCGACACCAGATGGTTGTGCGCGCTGGCCGTGGTGAACACCGGCTTTTCCACGCCCCCGAAGAACCGCTCGCGCAGGGCTTCGTTGGATCTGAACGCGGGCAACAACTGCTCGCGCCGGTAATAGGTGGCCGGATGCGCCAGCAGTTCATCGCTATCAGCGACAGTGGCGCCCTCGAGGCACTCGCCATACAGCCCGAGCCGGCGGATCAGCGCATGAATGGCGACCAAGGTCGGCCCGGCCACGTCGTCGGCGTAGATCTGGTCGCCAGTCATCAGCAGCGCGGCGGGCCAGCTTTCGGGAGATTGGCGGGTCTGGGCCACCAGCGAGTCCACAATGGCCAGGCCGTCTGTCGAGGGGTGATGAGGCTTGCGGCAGGAGCCATGCAGCAGGTGGTCGTAGCGCGAGCGGACCACGAATGCCGGCCGCTCGAATCCTTCGTGGATCAGGTGTGGTGCCCAGTCGGCGATGCCTCGCTCATGGCCGTCGGCCTGGATCAACAGGTCGTACTCGATCAACCGGTTGACGGGCAAGGGCTCGTCCAGGCGCAGATCGATCAGGCACAGCCAAGCCGAAGTACCGATACGCAGCCTCCGGCAGGCGTTACCGTTCAGCTCCAGTGATCGCATCGGCTCGCCGTCGGGGTGCAACGCCAGACGCAACGACAGCGGCTCACTGACCACCAGCCAGAGCACCAGGCGGTCCGCCTGCAATCTGCGCAGCAAGGGCCCTGCGAGCACGGCCGGCAAAGACGAAGGGTCAGCAGGTGGCACGCGGTCGTTCATGCATCGCTCGATCGGGTCGGTCAGGAATCAGAGTGTAACCAGCTCTGCGGGTTCGCCTGCAGCCGGTACACCCCACGACGACCAAGGAGCTGCGCCGGAACTTCAGTCCAGCGCGTGGTTGTGCTGCCGAGCAGAACTGACGCTGGATGATTACGGCGTCAGCTACATTACGGCTGAAACCTGCACCAACAAAGCCGCGCGCGAAGCCTTCTTGTGACAGCACCAGCGCAGCGGCCATCCCGGAGTCAGGCGCGCCGCCGCGCCTGTTGCTCGATCAGCGTCTGCAGACGATAGAGGAAGGCGAAGCCCTGCTCCCACCGATGATGGCCGGACTTCACGTTGATATGCCCGACGCCCGGTAGCACAGTCACCTCGCTGCCCCAGCTCTGGCCGAGGGCCTGGGCACGCTCGGCGCTGGCAGCGACATCGTTGTCCGATCCCACCAGCACGCTGGGGAATGGCAACGCCTCGACCGGCAACGGGGCAAAGTTCTGCAGCGCCTCTGGGCAGCCAACGCGCTCGACGTCCGCCGGCGCCACCAGCAGCGCACCACGCACGTGGCGCAGCGTGTCGTGCGAGGCGCTGGCAGCCCAGTGCGCGACCGTGACGCAGCCCAGGCTATGGGCGATCAACACCACCGGTCCCGCCACCGACGCAACGCTGCGCTCGAGTTCAGCCACCCATGCCTGACGCTGCGGCAGCCACCAGTCTGCCTGCTCGACACGTGCGGCGTTTGGCAGCGTGCGTTGCCAATGGCTCTGCCAATGCAGGTCAGGCGAGCCCTGCCAACCCGGCACGATGAGGTAATGAGTGGTGTCGCTGGCCATGGGAGAGGCTCCAAGATGCGTCAAGTGCCAGCGAGATTAACCAAGACGTTACCGTCAACAAAAGAATAAGAATTTATTTGCTTATGCATTTTTTAGCAGAAACGGATTGTCAGGCAGACGCTTCTGTTATCTCTAAAAAGAATATAAATGTTCTTAAACATTATTTTAAAGCATATCCGAACACCCCTTATGATCCGCTCGACTCCGGTTAGAACCGCCGCACCACCCTGTGGCCTATACCCGTCGAGGAACCAAGAATGACGAACACGCTTCCTCCTCCGGAGGCACCGGACGACGCAGCCCTGCTGCGCGAGATCCGCGCGGCGCTGCACGATCTGAAGTTTGGCTCGGTCGAAATCACCCTGCATCACGGTCAAGTGGTGCAGATCGAGAGAAAAGAAAAATTCCGTCTGCAGCCCACCGGCAAGCAGGCCTGACCCAAGACCCACCCCGACCGGACCACCGGAGGGCGTGACATGAACCTACGCCAGGAAAGCCCAACCATGTACACGCCGACCCAGACCGCCCTTCTGCTGCACCGCTGTCGCTGCCGAATGCGTAGCTGACGCACCCGCCCGACCCAAAACCCTAAGCAATACACAACGCGTCCGCACGGATGCGAGAAGGAGCCGTCATGTCCATCGGAAAGTCCATCCTGGCCGTTCTGGCCAGCACCCTCATCGCCGGCCAGGCGTTTGCCGCCAGCGAGCTGCTCAACGTGTCCTACGACCCGACGCGCGAGCTCTACGTCGATTTCAACGCAGCCTTCAACAAGCATTGGCAGGCCCAGGGCAACGAGCCGCTGCGTATTCAGCAGTCCCACGGCGGCTCGGGCAAGCAGGCCCGTTCGGTGATCGACGGCCTGCGCGCCGATGTGGTGACGCTGGCGTTGTCCGGCGACATCGACGCGCTGAACCTGAACCAGCGCTTGATCGACCCGAACTGGCAGGCGCGTCTGCCGGACAACAGCACGCCCTACACCTCAACCATCGTGTTCCTGGTGCGCAAGGGTAATCCGAAGCACATCAGGGACTGGGACGACCTGATCAAGGAGGGTGTCGAGGTCATCACCCCCAATCCGAAAACCTCCGGCGGTGCCCGCTGGAACTTCCTCGCCGCCTGGGCCTATGCGCGCGAAAAGTACGGTAGTGAAGACCAGGCGCTGGCGTTCGTCACCGAACTGTATCGCCACGCGCCGGTACTCGATACCGGTGCCCGCGGCTCCACCATCAGCTTCGTTCAGCGCCAGCTCGGCGACGTGTTGCTGGCCTGGGAAAACGAAGCCTATCTGTCGCTGGCCGAAGAAGGCGGCGACCAGTTGGAAATCGTCACCCCCTCGCTGTCGATCCTCGCCGAGCCGCCCGTTGCGGTGGTCGACGCCAACGTCGACCGCAAGGGCACCCGCAAGGTGGCCGAGGCCTACCTGGAATACCTTTACAGCGAAGAAGGCCAGCGCATCGCCGCGAAGCACTTCTACCGCCCGCGCAACGCCGGCGTGGCAACCGAATTCAAGGATCAGTTCCAGGACCTGAAGCTGGTCACCATCGACAAGGATTTCGGCGGCTGGAAACAAGCGCAGCCCAAATACTTCGATGACGGTGGCGTGTTCGATCAGATTTTTAAAGTGATCAATCAGTAACTGGACGCTGACCGAGCGCGAACCAGCGCTGAGTGAGGGGACCGCCACACGGCGGCACCTCACACGGCCTGAACGTCAACGCTGCCCAAAAGTACGGAAGACCTATGTCTCGACGCACGTCCCCGGTCATACCCGGCTTCGGACTGACCCTGGGCTACACCCTGACCTACCTGACGCTGGTGGTACTGATTCCGCTGGGCGCCATGTTCGTCTACTCCCTGCAGCTGAGCCTGGATCAATGGTGGGCCCTGCTCACCAGCCGCCAGGTGCTGTTTTCCCTGAAGCTCTCCTTTGGCACCGCGCTGCTGGCAGCGCTGATCAATGGCGTGCTCGGTATCGTCATCGCCTGGGTACTGGTGCGCTACACCTTTGCCGGGCGGCGCGTCATCGATGCCATGGTCGACATGCCCTTCGCCCTGCCCACGGCAGTGGCGGGTATCGCCCTGACTGCCTTGTACGCCCCCAACGGCCTGATCGGCTCGCTGTTTCCATTCAAGATCGCCTACACGCCGCTTGGCATCACGCTGGCGCTGGTGTTCGTCACCCTGCCCTTCGTGGTGCGCACCCTGCAGCCGGTGCTGGCCGACATCCCCAAGGAAGTCGAAGAAGCCGCCGCTTGCCTGGGTGCCCGTCCGATGCAGGTATTTCGTCATGTGCTGCTGCCAAGCCTGCTGCCCGCTTGGCTGACCGGTTTCGCACTGGCGTTTGCCCGCGGCGTCGGCGAATACGGCTCGGTGGTGTTCATCGCCGGCAACATCCCGCTGAAGACTGAAATCCTGCCGCTGCTGATCGTCTCCAAGCTGGACCAGTACGACTACCCTGGCGCGACCGGGATCGGCGTTCTGATGCTGGTGGTGTCTTTCATCCTGCTGCTGTTGATCAACCGGCTGCAGCGCCGCATGCAGCCGCGCCTCTGAGGAGCCCACCATGAGTCTTGCCACCCTCGGCAGCGCCACCGTGCGCGCCTCGACCCGCCGCTCCCCCGGCGCTTTCATCCTGATCGCCATCGCCTGGGCGGTGTTCGCCGTGATCCTCCTGCTGCCGCTGTATATGGTGCTCAGCCAAGGCCTGAGCCGCGGCCTGGACTACTTCTGGGACGCCATCGGCGAGCCGGACGCGATCTCGGCGCTGCAACTGACCTTGCTGGCGACCGCCATCTCGGTGCCACTCAATGTGATTTTCGGCCTCGCCGCCGCTTGGTCGGTGGCCAAGTTCGACTTCCGTGGCAAGAGCCTGCTGGTGACCCTGATCGATATGCCGTTCTCGGTCTCGCCGGTGGTCGCCGGCCTGATTTACGTCCTGCTGTTCGGCAGCCAGAGCGTTCTCGCGCCTTGGCTCGACACGCATAACCTGCAGATCGTCTACGCGGTGCCCGGCATCGTCCTGGCAACGCTGTTCGTCACCGTACCCTTCGTTGCCCGGGAGCTGATTCCGCTGATGGAGGAACAGGGCAGCACGGAAGAGGAGGCCGCTCGGCTGCTCGGCGCCAACGGCTGGCAGAT includes the following:
- the oscA gene encoding sulfur starvation response protein OscA produces the protein MTNTLPPPEAPDDAALLREIRAALHDLKFGSVEITLHHGQVVQIERKEKFRLQPTGKQA
- a CDS encoding sulfate ABC transporter substrate-binding protein gives rise to the protein MSIGKSILAVLASTLIAGQAFAASELLNVSYDPTRELYVDFNAAFNKHWQAQGNEPLRIQQSHGGSGKQARSVIDGLRADVVTLALSGDIDALNLNQRLIDPNWQARLPDNSTPYTSTIVFLVRKGNPKHIRDWDDLIKEGVEVITPNPKTSGGARWNFLAAWAYAREKYGSEDQALAFVTELYRHAPVLDTGARGSTISFVQRQLGDVLLAWENEAYLSLAEEGGDQLEIVTPSLSILAEPPVAVVDANVDRKGTRKVAEAYLEYLYSEEGQRIAAKHFYRPRNAGVATEFKDQFQDLKLVTIDKDFGGWKQAQPKYFDDGGVFDQIFKVINQ
- the cysT gene encoding sulfate ABC transporter permease subunit CysT translates to MSRRTSPVIPGFGLTLGYTLTYLTLVVLIPLGAMFVYSLQLSLDQWWALLTSRQVLFSLKLSFGTALLAALINGVLGIVIAWVLVRYTFAGRRVIDAMVDMPFALPTAVAGIALTALYAPNGLIGSLFPFKIAYTPLGITLALVFVTLPFVVRTLQPVLADIPKEVEEAAACLGARPMQVFRHVLLPSLLPAWLTGFALAFARGVGEYGSVVFIAGNIPLKTEILPLLIVSKLDQYDYPGATGIGVLMLVVSFILLLLINRLQRRMQPRL
- the cysW gene encoding sulfate ABC transporter permease subunit CysW, yielding MSLATLGSATVRASTRRSPGAFILIAIAWAVFAVILLLPLYMVLSQGLSRGLDYFWDAIGEPDAISALQLTLLATAISVPLNVIFGLAAAWSVAKFDFRGKSLLVTLIDMPFSVSPVVAGLIYVLLFGSQSVLAPWLDTHNLQIVYAVPGIVLATLFVTVPFVARELIPLMEEQGSTEEEAARLLGANGWQMFWHVTLPDVKWALVYGVVLCTARAMGEFGAVSVVSGHIRGATNTLPLHIEILYNEYNIVAAFSVAILLLLMALVVLLLRQWSEVRLSRQLQANRDD